The following nucleotide sequence is from Amia ocellicauda isolate fAmiCal2 chromosome 14, fAmiCal2.hap1, whole genome shotgun sequence.
CAGGAGTTGAAATGTACAGATCTTCATGTCTTCTACACAGGGATACAATAACCATAGGCAAACAAAGCAAAGGTTGCTAGTTGAGCATTGTGGACATTTGAGAAGAAAATTAGAGTTCGGGAATTTTCATTACAGTTGATGAAGGTTCCTCTCATGCTGACATTGAAATCATATATCAATCCCTGCTGCACACTAATTTGAAGAgttattaatgaatgaatgaattaattaattaattaaaaagctaGTGTTTATCATCTTCATACAATACTTGAGACATCACCTTAATGACCAAACTGGTCCAAAAATGTTCAAATCCATACACCTCACCTAGTGTTgactcatttttattttgtacaaatacaaattttggCCTAAACCTCTGATCTCTGACAGTTTTGTTTCACTTTCTTGCTATGAAATTCCCTGCGGCGGTTCCTGTATGCATCTAATTAAACAGACTTAACTCCTTCCCTGTAGAGGTTTCATAGGTATTAaaaggtaaaaaatatatactgcaaTATCCACTCTGTCCGCAGATCCACCAGAGACCCGTGTGACTCTGCTTCCTCCAAGAACACAGCTGTTTACAGGAGACAGTGTCACCCTAATCTGTGATGTGGGAAATTACTCCACTGGCTGGCACTACTCCTGGTACAAAGACAGCACCCAGAGCCCAGCCCTGCACGGTGGAGACACCGCTGGAACCAGATATACTGTCCACTCCGCTTCTCTGTCCCACAGTGGACAGTACTGGTGTCGAGTGGGGAGAGAAGACGCTTCATTTCACCTGAACTACAGCCAGCCTATGTCTCTACAGGTGACAGGTGAGAGCTTTCCTTCAGCTGACCAGTATCAGAACAGGGGAATGATTGAGTCAGACAAGTGGAGGAAACAGGAATCAGATGAGGTGTTTTACAGTTTAGTTAAATGGATCTGTCATTAAACAAACTCTGAACAAGGAGCTTTGACTGAGTTATCGCAGGATGGATCAGAACCAGTGTCAAAATAAAGAGACCTTAACTTGACCTCCATTCAGTTTCCATTCAGGGCAGCAGAGGTCCAGTTGTCTGGCCAGGCAGGGTGTGAGTCTCTAATAATGAATTCTGGAGTGGTTACAGAGGATGTATGTGGATGTAATACTGTCCTCACATCCCAAACAAATGTATCCCAACTGTGTTCTGTATCTACAGAGTGGCCACAGGCAGAGCTGACCCTGGTACATGGGTGGACACAGATGTACGCCAGTGAAAGCTTCACCCTGAATTGCCGGGTTCATGGCAGTTATTCTGAATGGAGTTACCAGTGGCACAAGAAAGGAGAGGACAGGCCGGTGTTTCAGCTGAGCTCCAGCACTCTCGATGGTGCGAACTACACTGTAGCCTCAGCTGATGTGCCTGACAGTGGAGAATACAGCTGCCGTGGAGAGCGGACATCCCCCCCTTATTACTCCAATCAGAGCAGCGGTGTGGCCTTGCGGGTGTCTGGTAAGTGCATTGTTCTGTGCTGAACTTAAATCAGTTTAATTCTCACTGGTACCATTGCTAAGGGATTGTCAGCTGCTAAGAAGTGATATCCTTTGTAGAATTGCTAGGAAGTCTATAGTACTTTATAATGCAAGTGTGTATCTCCATCTGCAGTGTGCGTCTCTCAAAGACTGATCATTTAAAAGCAACAGATTAAAAAACTGTGCAAACACAATGTAAAATTgatctttataaatgtatattgcaGAGAACCTGCCCATCCTGACTCTGACCCAGCAGCCTTCAGTCAGGATGATCTATGAAGGAGACACAGTGACCCTGGAATGTGTGCTGGAGGACGACTCAACTGGGTGGCAGTTTTACTGGTACAAGGACAGTCTTCAGCACAATATGGATGAGATCTCCAGCAGCAGTGTAACTGGAAACCAATATACTATCAATTCAGCATATATTTCCCACAGTGGGAGATACTGGTGCCGGGCTGAACGGGGAGAGAAACCCATTTTAAATTTCACTCAGCCAAGTGTGTTAGAGGTACACGGTAAGTTGATGCAAGTATTTCTAaatacttatgttgtaagtcgacttggataagggcatctgccaagaaataataataataataataataataataataataataataataataatgtagcgtaaggtacacttataaatttcaattaaagaagtgaatttatagtatcaccttatcacgaatcctggaatcttgtagaactcaatttctgtaataattggacgcagacaccaattccaaagatataaattgtcaagtttattaaaaaacaaagactaaatgtagcactccactaattatacaaaagggaaaaacgaattaaaattcaactctagatcaacaaatcaaagacaaatcacttccgtgaccaaatcaaagaccatgggatcgcatatgattaCACACAAGTcactaaacaaaaaaggttataaacacattgactacaataccggttagtaagacgaaggtgagtctctcattagtattgttagtcagacattaaataactacgcaggttagtatttatgtcaggtaacttctcgttatatatatcagtctcatttacgtttaggtgccgagaaagatcccatcattacttgttaccacaatttcccttaactgattattattcaatgattaaggataggcagggccacctataatctggtgtctattaacttgtgtcaatttcagactaaacagttaaacaggaatgagaacatatttctcggcgttgacagattttatttctaaaattatcaacaaaacagtttaatgcaacacacatttatatttaagaaaactaaatgatattacacattctagagttatgaatcacagattaacatttctaattgatttctcaaatgtcatgaatcacaaactccaaactgttaaacttatctgaacttcgtcgcagagaggcctctctggcttcgggctcagataacagcacacggcacgaggtccgtgtggtttggaacaaaggcagtccggttcggctttgtccaagaacttccactcagtcgatgcacctggaagttggggtttcgcaaaagtagagtcttttccaaacagattttccactggtttgaaggctccaaggttgtgcacaaaatcttcttggcaagcaggggttccaccgtagttacttgaagacaaagtctttgaggaaaccAGGGCCCTATTCGTTccgagggtcaagtttcttaagactcaaatagctatttaaatgactgacactttcgtatgcagtcgacttagtcaattgtccagctgtaaaactccactgatcaggtgggcacaggcgggcagcacagtctgtaaagttctttatttaataaagtcctttaaaagaattcttcgtacggctcaatctccttctcccagtttaactcttctgttgccggcaaagacttggttggtttctggttccggttctggcaacagagctacaggttgagctgtggcagcgagtttctggttcaggtgagagagagagagagagaaagagactgtgcgctgttccttatagtctgtcagatcaataggtgattggttcctgagttcttgagattggatttcggtttcagcccgcagtgtcctattggaggggggcttgatttatgactgatgtcaatccatgccatcttttggaaatgccggttggcccgggttcgtagctctatgtcgggatttcggctctcgtccacttcaaagagtttttatgacctacaggcccctttctccagacattccacagcaggactctaaaccattcggcccattctcggtgccatcctccccaaaactgtcactctgatgcaaaccagttccaagctgatgagctaaggaaatctgataactttgggggggggaggtcttctttagatcagtgcttcagctcagagccaaaatgctcttatcaaaatacacccaacataacgctacaataataataataataaagactgAAAGCTTTATTCACAAAGTCTCTTTTCGATCTTGCTGTTAGAATAGAAGAGGGAAGTGTAAGCGCTGCTGTGGAAACATAGCATGCACTGCAGGAAATACTTGCTCTGAATTACTCCGTCTTTTTTATACTATAAATATCTATGTATTTGCAGAACGGCCTCAAGCAGTGCTTACCTTTGGGCTCGACTGGACAGCATTATACACTGGAGAAGCAGCAGAGCTCCGATGCACAGTCCCTGGGGAATATCCAATGCACAGCTTCCAATGGTACAAAGATGCAAATCCCTGTCCAGTACATGAGTCCAGCCAGAACATTTACACCCTCCAGTCTGCTCAGAGATCGGACAGTGGGAATTATTCCTGTCAGGGTACAAGTACAGATAATCCGTCCTACTCCAGAATAAGCAGTCGAGTTGGACTCCAAGTATTAGGTGTGTATTCTTGGTGTCTTCTTATTCTCTGTCTTTTCATATTTAATAGGAGAATGTCTCTACCTGTGTACAGGCTACAGTGATCAGATGTGCAGGTACTATAACAAATAGAAAGAATGCCATTGAACTCCAAATCAACAATCACCTTCCTTAGTATGGAGTAGTGGATTGGATGTGTGATCTAGCCTAATTTGGATACCATTGCAGCATTGAAGGTATTACAAAACAGTTCATGACAGGAGCAAGACTGTTTAAACTCTTCCACATTGTTTTCCTCTCTGCCAGTCGCCCAGCCAAGCACAGTGCTCTCCCTGCAGCCTCTGCATGGAGAGATATTAGAGGGAGACAGGGTTACTCTGTCCTGTGTGGTGGAGGACATGGGAATCCACTCTTCTGCTTGGCTGTATTACTGGTACAAAGACAGTCTGGACAACACAGTGCACcagagcagcaacagcagcaggtcTGGAGCCACTTACACCATCGGCTCtgctgctctcactcacactggCCGGTACTGGTGTCGGGCTGGGAGAGGAGAGCCACTGTTCCATTTAAATCACAGCCGAGCCGTCAGAATACAGGTGTCTGGTACGTAACACACAGCGCACTAATGAATACGGGCCTCTGAATATGTCTGTAATTGTGTGCATGAAGTTTGTAAATTCAACTGAgagggaaggaaggagggagagagagacactgtgctACTGGGCCAAAAACACTACCTGTCTACTATCCAAGTGACATTAACAGCATTAGTCTTGGATGTTTTTCCAAGCTTTGCCTTCAGTCTTGAACATCTGCTTTACAGTGAGGAAGTCCAGGGAATGGGATAAAGTGTCCCCTGAAATCCTGGCCGCAATGTAACCATCACTGTGTGTCTTATACAGAGCTGTTCACCAAACCGGTGCTGTGGGTGCGGCCAGGGAACTCGGTCATAGAGGGGGACTCGGTCACTCTGCACTGTGATTCCCAGTTAAACAGCAAAGCCCAGGATATGAAGCTGCAGTACCATTACACAGAGGAGAGGGGGGACTGGAAAACAGTAACATCAAAGGAAACCCTGATGATCCCCATTATCAGGCTCAATCACACAGGACAGTACCAGTGTGAGGTGGAGGCGCTGCAGAAGAGCATCAGGAGATCAAGTAACTGGACAGAGGTCACAGTGGGAGGTGAGAACCAGTCTCTGCTTTACATTATTCCAGCTCTATAGGACACTGTGTATGTGCTGCAGTCCATTCGCTGTTAAGAAAAGTATTTTTGCAATTTGCATTGTGCTCTTACATCTGCAGAGCTTTTCCTGGGAGTCCACATCACAGCTCAGCCATCAGAGATAGTCTGGGAAGGAGAGACCCTCACCCTGCACTGTGCTGCTCAGTTAAAGAACTCAGCTCACAAACTACAATACAGATACGTGAGGGAAGGACGAGTGGTGAAGTCCAGTTGGGAGGATACATACACCATCAAAGTGAAGCAGGGGGATGAGGGGAAATACCACTGTGAGGCTGAAGCTGCAGGGAAGGGGATTTACAGCATAAGCAATGAAGTGGAGATCACTGTGACAGGTGAGTCGCACTTCAGGAGCCACTGATATCCATAATTTAGGTCAGGGATGAAAAAAACAGCCTAGGAGACCACAAGGAATACTCATAGGCCTTGACAGAGCTTCACAAACATGGCACCATCTTCCTTCCTGTCTCTGCAGAGCATCCCAAACCAGCAGTGACACAGGAGCCTGTCTGGGAGAGGCTGTACTTTGGGGAGCCAGTGATCCTGAGATGTGGACTCAGTGTGGATTTCCCCAGACTGGAGTATCTCTGGTTCAAGGACAGCCTGGGAAGCCCAGTGACCAACACCAGTGACCACACcattcacagaaacacactcCGAATCTCCTCGGTTCTCCGCTCTGACCGGGGGCAGTACAGGTGCCTGGTCCAGAGAGGACAGCCTCCACAGTCCACACACCCCAGTGACCCTGTGCTCCTAAACGTCTCGGGTGAGTAGAGCTGTGTTTTTTGAGACACAAGCTTGCCCTGAGTTCCTCACACAGAAAGAGCAGCGCTTTCAGATTGACAGAGTTCCTGTTCTTTCACACTGTAGTCTGAAGGAACTGGTTTTATATCCTGTTTTCTGTGGTTCAGATtcccacatgcacacacacacacatcaaccaCTCAAAGGTCATCTCTGCAAACCTCACAGCATGACATGGTTGATGGATTATGTTGTTACTATAACCAGTACCTAAGCATCAACATTAGAAGAGATTGCTCACTTAAATGTTATCTTTTTCCACACAACTgattaacataaaatacattgatGCAGATCCTCGAGtgaccaaaaataaacacagacacacaaaatgtAACTAAACATAGTGCTGTATTGTACAAAAATACTCAACAAGAAATAAGCTTGAAATCAGATCAGGTACCATTGTATTGGATAAGTTGTAATAGAAGTCTCTCTCTATGTCAGAAAGTAATTTTTTTAACTGCTTTAACTACTCTGTCTctttccccctccctctctcagatGAACCCCCCAGGGTCTGGCTGTCTCTCAGTCCGGAGTGGACAGTGCTGTTTCCTAAGGAGTCTGTTACCTTGCGCTGTGGCCTGACAGGAGACTCCAGTGCAGGACAGTATAACTGGTACAGGGCTGCAGAGGGCAAGGCAACTGAACCAGtgcagtgccagaagactaatgGTGACAATTGTTTAGTTACTTTTAAAGACAAGTCTCACAATGGACTGTACTGGTGTGAGGCCCAAACAGAGGGAGAACGGAGCGCATCTGTCCACATCAGAGTAGTGGGTAAGTCATGGTAATACTGGTAGCACTGGAGGTGGGAGCCCAGTGATCTTTAAGGGCACACACTCTCAGACACCACGTCTGAAGTGACGGCCCAATTCATCACTTCCTCCAAATGAATCTTTTCAGATCACAAGGTGATCCTGCAGACCCCTCCACTGCCTCTCACTGAAGGAGACAACGTGACTCTGGTGTGTCGAGATAAGTCAACCTTCAGGAATGACAGTgcgtatacattttttaaagacaacaaaacacTGTCTGACACAACCCAAAACATACTGAGGATTTCTCCAGTCAGGAAGGACGCTGAAGGGATCTACAGGTGTCAGCATTCACTGGACTCGGAGGAGGTGCAAATATCTGTAAGAGGTAAGCCCCTTAGAAGGAACTAGTGAAGAGAAACACATTTGTTATCAGTATAGTCAGAATAGTCTACATGTCTTAAAGTGTCTCTCATTAGCAAGGCTGATAAGTAGGTGTTTTCCAGTAGTAGAGATCTTTCCATCCAAATGACCACTTGCTATGAGCTTGACTTGCTGTGTGCTCCTGATCTAAGATCTCTTCTCTAGAGTGACTCTGctagtctcccctggaggctcAGTGCAGGAGGGAGAGCCTGTGAACCTGACTTGTGATGCCGAGATGTCCGGATACGTCCGTCCCTTGGTCCTCTACTCCTTCAGGAATGGAGAGCTCCTGTCAGAGAGGAGTGGCTCTGCGCTTTACCCCATAGACACTCTGAACCAAACCCTCACAGGGAGCTACAGCTGTGCGGCAGAGACACCCCATGGATTTCAGAAGAACAGCACTGGTGTCACCATCACACTGGCAGGTCAGTGTGGATTAATATCAAATACTTCCAAAGTGCTAATGATGGagttataataataac
It contains:
- the LOC136767286 gene encoding Fc receptor-like protein 5, yielding MEARIQGHALSKQRLSHWIVDTIIMAYEQRVYHVAYSSFVNTVELMLPCISWSNQQVSTAPVFREGQPSPVLTIRSRWRQFCTGERVTLLCQSENGAAGWSYYWYQDSQETPRYQTEYNRQTGSVLSLSAVTPSHSGLYWCRTGRGHEVYHSQYSNAVQIQVSDPPETRVTLLPPRTQLFTGDSVTLICDVGNYSTGWHYSWYKDSTQSPALHGGDTAGTRYTVHSASLSHSGQYWCRVGREDASFHLNYSQPMSLQVTEWPQAELTLVHGWTQMYASESFTLNCRVHGSYSEWSYQWHKKGEDRPVFQLSSSTLDGANYTVASADVPDSGEYSCRGERTSPPYYSNQSSGVALRVSENLPILTLTQQPSVRMIYEGDTVTLECVLEDDSTGWQFYWYKDSLQHNMDEISSSSVTGNQYTINSAYISHSGRYWCRAERGEKPILNFTQPSVLEVHGNGIKCPLKSWPQCNHHCVSYTELFTKPVLWVRPGNSVIEGDSVTLHCDSQLNSKAQDMKLQYHYTEERGDWKTVTSKETLMIPIIRLNHTGQYQCEVEALQKSIRRSSNWTEVTVGELFLGVHITAQPSEIVWEGETLTLHCAAQLKNSAHKLQYRYVREGRVVKSSWEDTYTIKVKQGDEGKYHCEAEAAGKGIYSISNEVEITVTEHPKPAVTQEPVWERLYFGEPVILRCGLSVDFPRLEYLWFKDSLGSPVTNTSDHTIHRNTLRISSVLRSDRGQYRCLVQRGQPPQSTHPSDPVLLNVSDEPPRVWLSLSPEWTVLFPKESVTLRCGLTGDSSAGQYNWYRAAEGKATEPVQCQKTNGDNCLVTFKDKSHNGLYWCEAQTEGERSASVHIRVVDHKVILQTPPLPLTEGDNVTLVCRDKSTFRNDSAYTFFKDNKTLSDTTQNILRISPVRKDAEGIYRCQHSLDSEEVQISVRDLFSRVTLLVSPGGSVQEGEPVNLTCDAEMSGYVRPLVLYSFRNGELLSERSGSALYPIDTLNQTLTGSYSCAAETPHGFQKNSTGVTITLAALPPESCWLMVRTFGGGALCLISLSVILILHCRRAKITGKCHPAKREYPSEIIELKNQVCGAVIVCSLGFTCQMLIVCGSLFPITVFP